Proteins from one Pseudodesulfovibrio hydrargyri genomic window:
- a CDS encoding nucleotidyltransferase domain-containing protein: MIEAQTWVSEILSKLREAFGTRLRYLGLQGSYRREEASESSDIDLVVLLDTVELDDLDAYRAVVHTMPEGHKACGFLCGVREFAAWPPHELFAFAKDTADHFGRLDDYLPPITHDDVRHGAKINASALLHMLTHSYLYADKESTRALLKEAFKAAFFLMQVVHYLDSGQYRASKRELLADLDGAQREIIEAGMDFPGWLEARSERQAFEMLLGWCRDVMCEA; encoded by the coding sequence ATGATTGAAGCTCAAACCTGGGTGTCCGAGATCCTTTCCAAATTACGGGAGGCGTTCGGGACCCGATTGCGATATCTCGGATTGCAGGGCAGTTATCGGCGGGAGGAAGCTTCCGAATCGAGCGACATTGACCTGGTGGTCCTGCTCGACACGGTGGAACTGGACGACCTGGACGCCTACCGCGCCGTGGTCCACACTATGCCAGAGGGGCACAAGGCATGTGGTTTCCTGTGCGGCGTCCGGGAGTTCGCCGCCTGGCCGCCCCATGAACTGTTCGCCTTCGCCAAGGATACGGCCGACCATTTCGGCAGGCTGGATGACTACCTGCCGCCGATCACCCATGACGACGTGCGCCATGGTGCGAAGATCAACGCATCCGCCCTCCTGCACATGCTGACCCATAGCTACCTCTATGCCGACAAGGAGTCCACGCGGGCCCTCCTGAAGGAGGCCTTCAAGGCGGCCTTCTTCCTCATGCAGGTGGTTCACTATCTGGATTCTGGACAGTACCGCGCGAGCAAGCGGGAACTGCTCGCCGACCTGGACGGCGCACAGCGGGAAATTATCGAAGCGGGAATGGATTTCCCCGGCTGGCTGGAGGCCCGTTCGGAACGACAGGCCTTTGAAATGCTCCTCGGCTGGTGCCGTGACGTGATGTGCGAGGCCTGA
- a CDS encoding response regulator, whose product MTAITIFNGCFCDARPVVERVAEITGYHLVEDREIIADAAWLSGLNKAMIAGIFSAEGGDFGMSGPDRNQVVSWLRYAVARKLSAEKNLVLWGITALLAPRDCTSILSVCLVNETNDRLWTACRDGERTESEAREVMAADDRMRGEWVVGVTDCNDPWSETLYDMIVPVGALGARQSAYLVVEQLAKAVVRDTAASRARMEDFRLAAKVQAELARHGHDVAVSAQGGTLTLSLESHDSTLKNGTRCLFDEVSEFRGVRGVEIGTGQRYNPNDVFQRAALVRPYRGEEALEDAACTSACGEDAVLAETIRAHLPYENWAVSVFVRDGFVSLAVNDHGKLLERMARRVCGLATGIDGVSSVEFGVGREYHQGAACARIRRERCLAVLEDDKRKFVPTLSPRLRHGGEARSFALYDGKSAFYTMDEHEPEVVLLDMPVSAGTDVLRQFKLDHPETEVLVLADRAAEQDREACMNLGAFACLNKPVNTAALSETIRAACEKSRSISCP is encoded by the coding sequence ATGACAGCCATTACAATATTCAACGGATGTTTTTGCGATGCTCGGCCTGTGGTCGAGCGTGTGGCGGAAATCACTGGGTATCACTTGGTTGAAGACCGAGAGATCATTGCCGATGCCGCTTGGCTCTCCGGCCTGAACAAGGCGATGATCGCCGGGATATTCAGCGCGGAAGGGGGCGATTTCGGCATGAGCGGGCCGGACCGGAATCAGGTTGTCAGTTGGCTGCGGTACGCCGTGGCCCGCAAGCTGTCCGCCGAGAAGAATCTGGTGCTGTGGGGAATTACGGCATTGCTGGCCCCTCGGGATTGCACGAGCATCCTGAGCGTATGCCTGGTCAACGAGACCAACGACCGCCTGTGGACGGCCTGCCGGGACGGCGAGCGCACCGAGTCCGAGGCGCGAGAGGTCATGGCTGCGGACGACCGGATGCGCGGAGAGTGGGTCGTCGGCGTTACGGATTGCAACGATCCGTGGTCCGAAACCTTGTATGACATGATCGTTCCGGTGGGCGCTCTCGGTGCCAGGCAGAGCGCTTATCTTGTCGTCGAGCAGTTGGCCAAAGCCGTGGTCCGGGATACGGCGGCCAGCCGTGCGCGCATGGAAGACTTTCGGTTGGCGGCCAAGGTGCAGGCGGAACTGGCGCGCCACGGGCACGACGTGGCCGTGTCCGCGCAGGGCGGGACCTTGACCCTGAGCCTGGAGAGTCATGACTCGACCCTGAAGAACGGTACCCGCTGTCTGTTCGACGAAGTCTCCGAGTTCAGAGGGGTCCGGGGCGTGGAGATCGGCACGGGCCAGCGCTACAACCCCAACGATGTTTTTCAGCGGGCGGCTCTTGTTCGCCCGTATCGTGGCGAAGAGGCACTGGAAGACGCGGCATGCACATCGGCATGTGGCGAGGATGCCGTCTTGGCCGAAACCATCCGTGCCCATCTTCCCTATGAAAACTGGGCCGTGTCCGTATTTGTCAGGGACGGTTTCGTCTCTCTGGCCGTCAACGATCATGGCAAGTTGCTGGAGCGCATGGCCCGGCGCGTCTGCGGACTGGCCACGGGCATCGACGGTGTTTCGAGCGTCGAATTCGGCGTCGGCCGGGAATATCACCAGGGCGCTGCCTGCGCTCGAATCCGCCGGGAACGGTGCCTGGCCGTGCTCGAGGACGACAAGCGCAAGTTTGTCCCGACCCTTTCCCCGCGTCTGCGTCATGGCGGCGAAGCGCGTTCCTTTGCCCTGTACGACGGGAAGAGCGCGTTCTACACCATGGACGAACACGAGCCCGAGGTGGTCCTGCTCGACATGCCGGTCTCGGCCGGAACCGACGTGTTGCGGCAGTTCAAGCTGGATCACCCGGAAACCGAGGTCCTGGTTCTGGCCGACCGGGCGGCAGAGCAGGATCGAGAGGCGTGCATGAACCTGGGGGCCTTTGCCTGCCTGAACAAGCCGGTGAATACCGCCGCCCTGAGCGAGACCATCCGGGCCGCCTGTGAAAAGTCCCGGTCGATTTCCTGTCCGTGA
- a CDS encoding SulP family inorganic anion transporter, producing the protein MKVLNYDFKHLRGDVCGGLTAGIVALPLALAFGVASGAGAAAGLYGAIALGLFAAVFGGTRTQISGPTGPMTIVAASAVAAFPGHPQYIIAVFLIAGFGQIVLGSARLGTFVRFIPYPVVSGFMNGIGVIIILLQLEPLLGLPSVSSPMVALLGLGTALGHIQMQSLMLGGLTIAIVFLVPARITRVVPSPLIALLVGTVIAWEGHFDVAMIGSIPSVLPHPTMPDFEASQMGRIIGLGLALSVLGTIDSLLTSVVADSLTRKKHDSNRELIGQGIGNMVSAILGGLPGAGATMRTVVNIKAGGATRVSGVIHAALLLAILLGLGPLASHIPMAVLAGILVKVGVDIIDYRLLSLVKRAPRTDLLVMIVVFGVTVFIDLIVAVGVGVTLAAAMVAVRTARQCSVSVSEVEGRPQDSLAEDAIQRETDYGIQVVTIRGPFFFGTTANMQDKFSSMLGTRVLVVNCLDVPFMDISAVFALGEIIEKLQAARISVLLAVTTEQRESLQKLGMDKLLSPDAYYASHEAVLAAARKLLAGRNRPENLIPRVSGAAT; encoded by the coding sequence GTGAAAGTCTTAAACTATGATTTCAAGCATCTCCGTGGAGATGTCTGCGGAGGATTGACGGCCGGTATCGTTGCACTGCCCCTTGCCCTGGCCTTTGGAGTGGCCTCGGGCGCCGGCGCGGCGGCGGGCCTTTACGGGGCCATCGCGCTGGGCCTGTTCGCCGCCGTGTTCGGCGGCACCCGAACCCAGATATCCGGCCCCACCGGCCCCATGACCATCGTGGCCGCCTCGGCCGTGGCCGCATTCCCCGGCCATCCGCAGTACATCATCGCCGTGTTCCTGATCGCGGGCTTTGGCCAGATCGTGCTCGGTTCGGCCCGCCTTGGGACCTTTGTGCGGTTTATCCCGTATCCCGTGGTGTCCGGATTCATGAACGGCATCGGCGTGATCATCATTCTGCTCCAGTTGGAGCCGCTCCTCGGCCTGCCTTCGGTCAGCTCGCCCATGGTCGCCCTGCTGGGACTGGGCACCGCCCTGGGGCACATCCAGATGCAGTCGCTCATGCTCGGCGGGCTGACCATCGCCATCGTCTTCCTGGTTCCCGCCCGGATCACCCGCGTGGTCCCGTCCCCGCTCATCGCCCTGCTGGTCGGCACGGTCATCGCATGGGAAGGACATTTCGACGTGGCCATGATCGGCTCCATCCCGTCCGTCTTGCCCCATCCGACCATGCCGGACTTCGAGGCTTCGCAGATGGGACGGATCATCGGTCTCGGCCTGGCCCTGTCCGTGCTGGGCACCATCGACTCCCTGCTGACCTCGGTGGTGGCGGATTCCCTGACCCGCAAGAAGCACGATTCCAACCGCGAGCTCATCGGGCAGGGGATCGGCAACATGGTCTCGGCCATCCTGGGCGGCCTGCCCGGCGCGGGCGCGACCATGCGCACCGTCGTGAATATCAAGGCAGGTGGCGCCACGCGGGTTTCGGGCGTGATCCACGCCGCGCTGCTCCTGGCCATCCTGCTGGGGCTGGGCCCCCTGGCGTCCCACATCCCCATGGCCGTGCTCGCGGGCATCCTGGTCAAGGTGGGCGTGGACATCATCGACTACCGCCTGCTCTCCCTGGTAAAGCGTGCGCCGCGCACCGACCTGCTTGTCATGATCGTGGTCTTCGGGGTCACGGTCTTCATCGACCTGATTGTGGCCGTGGGCGTGGGCGTCACCCTGGCCGCCGCCATGGTCGCTGTGCGCACCGCCCGCCAATGCAGTGTGTCCGTCTCGGAAGTGGAGGGCCGCCCCCAGGACAGCCTGGCCGAGGACGCCATTCAGCGGGAGACGGATTACGGTATCCAGGTGGTGACCATCCGCGGCCCGTTCTTCTTCGGCACCACGGCCAACATGCAGGACAAGTTCTCCTCCATGCTCGGCACCCGGGTCCTGGTGGTCAACTGCCTGGACGTGCCGTTTATGGATATTTCAGCGGTCTTCGCCCTGGGCGAGATCATCGAGAAGCTCCAGGCGGCCAGGATCTCCGTGCTGCTGGCGGTGACCACCGAGCAGCGCGAGAGCCTGCAGAAGCTGGGCATGGACAAGCTCCTTTCTCCCGACGCCTACTATGCGAGTCACGAAGCGGTTCTGGCCGCAGCGCGCAAGCTTCTGGCGGGGCGCAACCGTCCGGAAAACCTGATCCCGAGGGTCAGCGGAGCGGCCACCTAG
- a CDS encoding GNAT family N-acetyltransferase — translation MYIEKARKRDYPELLLVWERSVRATHHFLTEEDILSLRPLILGQYFDAVELCCVRNDEEKIVGFCGVAHGNLEMLFVAPDSRGRGIGTALCRHAVDHLGVTRVDVNEQNPQALGFYEHFGFKVVDRSPLDGQGNPFPLLHLTLR, via the coding sequence ATGTACATTGAAAAGGCCCGGAAACGGGATTACCCCGAACTGCTCCTGGTCTGGGAGCGCTCTGTCCGCGCGACCCATCATTTTCTGACCGAAGAGGACATTTTATCCCTGCGGCCGTTGATCCTGGGCCAGTATTTCGATGCGGTGGAACTGTGCTGCGTTCGGAACGATGAGGAAAAAATCGTCGGATTCTGCGGTGTTGCCCACGGCAACCTGGAAATGCTCTTCGTTGCGCCTGACAGCCGGGGCCGGGGTATCGGTACGGCCCTATGCCGCCATGCCGTGGACCATCTCGGCGTGACCAGGGTGGACGTCAACGAGCAAAATCCGCAAGCCCTGGGATTCTACGAGCACTTCGGTTTCAAGGTCGTGGACCGCTCTCCCCTGGACGGCCAGGGCAACCCCTTCCCCCTGCTCCACCTGACCTTGCGCTGA
- a CDS encoding AzlD family protein, which translates to MRIDSLIAILGMAAVTYLTRISGPWLVRLVQGNQRVEACLSRLPGSILAALLAPLVFAVGTAEAVASGITLLVALRFRNMPLSLVAGVGSLVVLRHLL; encoded by the coding sequence ATGCGGATAGATAGCCTGATCGCCATTCTCGGCATGGCCGCCGTGACCTACCTGACCCGCATCAGCGGGCCCTGGCTGGTGCGCCTGGTCCAGGGGAACCAGCGGGTGGAGGCGTGCCTGTCCCGCCTTCCGGGCTCCATCCTGGCCGCGTTGCTCGCACCGCTGGTCTTTGCCGTGGGCACGGCCGAGGCCGTGGCCTCGGGCATCACTCTGCTTGTGGCCCTGCGCTTCCGCAACATGCCCCTGTCCCTGGTCGCGGGCGTCGGCTCCCTGGTCGTCCTGCGCCACCTCCTGTGA
- a CDS encoding AzlC family ABC transporter permease: MDARLTLESARQGALRTLPVAFSVFAYGMVYGLLTRQAGLTLAESVLSSGLIFAGSSQFVSLDMWSHPLPVTALVFTTCVVNLRHVLMSASLTPWMRGLPSRSTLPLLFLLSDESWAMTYGAVSRGKSDLGFLLGSGLLIWAAWMAATITGRLAGAVIPAPEAFGLDFAFTAVFLSLLAGLWKGKGDIPPWVVAAVTALLVDHFLPGKWYIVIGGLAGSLTGLWGNNADR, from the coding sequence GTGGACGCCCGACTGACATTGGAATCCGCCCGGCAGGGTGCCCTGCGCACCCTGCCGGTGGCCTTCAGCGTTTTCGCCTACGGCATGGTCTACGGCCTGCTCACCCGCCAGGCCGGGCTGACTCTGGCCGAATCCGTGCTGTCCAGCGGCCTGATCTTCGCCGGCTCGTCCCAGTTCGTGTCTCTGGACATGTGGTCCCATCCGCTGCCTGTAACAGCCCTGGTCTTCACCACATGCGTCGTCAACCTGCGCCACGTGCTCATGAGCGCCTCCCTGACGCCCTGGATGCGCGGGCTGCCCTCCCGGTCCACCCTCCCCCTGCTGTTTCTGCTGTCGGACGAGAGCTGGGCCATGACCTATGGGGCCGTGAGCCGGGGCAAATCCGACCTGGGTTTCCTCCTGGGCAGCGGGTTGCTCATCTGGGCCGCCTGGATGGCGGCGACGATCACCGGCAGGTTGGCCGGGGCCGTCATCCCGGCCCCAGAAGCGTTCGGCCTGGACTTCGCCTTCACCGCCGTGTTCCTCTCGCTGCTGGCCGGATTGTGGAAAGGCAAAGGGGACATCCCGCCCTGGGTCGTGGCCGCCGTAACCGCCCTGCTTGTCGACCATTTTCTGCCCGGCAAGTGGTATATCGTGATCGGCGGCCTGGCCGGCAGCCTGACCGGCCTGTGGGGGAACAATGCGGATAGATAG
- a CDS encoding tetratricopeptide repeat protein: MKSRIAFSLLTVFMALAGLTPALAAEKQSFQEWLEHYRAWDRLEKEYAHESAVDTPEAVLKRAQVYLNLNSPEKALEIIEMTPAFTGKDEADRLWLGGQAHRGLGDLTKAVLWYTQATKFLSDDQIRARFKEESALESIWHDVWLKMYWSYLANHTLSRDSQKEALDMILSVGRKVWNNDFWNKVNFLMNPQSLPAGPPSANGSGETPAAPLVQPADTQLIARAMASVSLEKFEEAASYISQVSNETVRTFWASALSFLSSGNTPGTLEVLLQGNYLKAHAFWAGNVLAPYSKSRSEWFLGNPDSAAWTKFRNNILTMAPEEAEKAIDNELGSMLISEQTATLLRNFKLALALSGGNEQVSTTTWNSIDKRTLPICLRLAGILSFKESLNNVLPEKPAQAFALYPVLAALSGAAGENVHPETEAPFWTAAPADKLKDLSAGQYPLDRLLLLAYWQQRFEAKPSPELAKRAAYLFDDSSFGIRSLIYLADDAVRAKDLQLGAFYLNRIDEPALPPELRTAWLDIKTRLELEAGHQGQALETYQEMTKTGEPVPVMTRLRMALLYQQRREYETAQKELLAMWDARSTMTTALQAETLFWLGEGEQAMRNPDKALDYYLKLAWQYPQENIWCLTAMYRASLIYEKRGKYETAKRLLGTVVRNASRKEQRVAAQARIDAIDKKMGTEKDEDKSTLVYPF, translated from the coding sequence ATGAAATCACGCATCGCATTTTCGCTTCTGACGGTTTTTATGGCCCTGGCCGGATTGACCCCCGCCCTTGCCGCGGAAAAACAGTCCTTTCAGGAATGGCTTGAGCACTACCGCGCCTGGGACCGCCTGGAAAAGGAATATGCCCACGAGTCCGCCGTGGACACTCCCGAGGCCGTGCTCAAGCGCGCTCAAGTCTATCTGAATCTCAATTCTCCCGAGAAAGCACTTGAAATCATTGAGATGACCCCGGCTTTCACCGGCAAGGACGAGGCCGACCGCCTGTGGCTGGGCGGCCAGGCCCACCGGGGGCTCGGTGACCTGACAAAGGCCGTGCTCTGGTATACCCAGGCCACCAAGTTCCTGTCGGACGACCAGATCCGCGCCCGTTTCAAGGAAGAATCCGCCTTGGAATCGATCTGGCACGACGTCTGGCTCAAGATGTACTGGTCCTACCTGGCCAACCACACCCTTTCCCGGGACTCACAGAAGGAAGCATTGGACATGATCCTGAGCGTGGGTCGCAAAGTGTGGAACAACGACTTCTGGAACAAGGTCAATTTCCTCATGAATCCCCAGTCGTTGCCTGCCGGGCCCCCTTCGGCCAACGGGTCCGGAGAAACGCCTGCCGCGCCACTGGTGCAGCCTGCGGACACGCAGCTGATCGCCCGGGCCATGGCATCGGTTTCCCTGGAAAAATTCGAAGAGGCCGCAAGCTACATATCCCAGGTTTCCAACGAGACGGTACGCACCTTCTGGGCATCGGCGCTGTCCTTCCTGAGTAGCGGCAACACACCGGGAACACTTGAAGTACTTCTTCAAGGCAACTACCTCAAGGCGCACGCCTTCTGGGCGGGCAATGTTCTGGCCCCCTATTCCAAGTCCCGCAGCGAGTGGTTCCTGGGCAATCCGGACTCCGCCGCTTGGACCAAGTTCCGCAACAACATCCTGACCATGGCCCCGGAAGAAGCGGAAAAGGCCATCGACAACGAACTCGGCTCCATGCTCATCTCCGAGCAGACCGCGACTTTGCTGCGCAACTTCAAACTGGCCCTGGCCCTTTCGGGCGGCAATGAGCAGGTTTCGACAACCACTTGGAATTCAATAGATAAGAGGACGCTTCCCATCTGCCTGAGGTTGGCTGGCATACTATCCTTCAAGGAGAGCTTGAACAACGTGCTGCCCGAGAAACCGGCCCAGGCCTTTGCCCTGTACCCGGTTCTGGCCGCCCTTTCCGGAGCCGCCGGCGAGAACGTCCATCCCGAGACCGAGGCCCCCTTCTGGACCGCCGCACCGGCCGACAAATTGAAAGACCTGTCCGCCGGACAGTATCCCCTGGACCGCCTGCTCCTCCTGGCCTACTGGCAGCAACGTTTCGAGGCCAAGCCGTCTCCGGAGCTGGCCAAGCGCGCCGCCTACCTATTCGACGATTCCTCCTTCGGCATCCGCAGCCTGATCTACCTGGCCGACGACGCGGTCAGGGCCAAGGACCTGCAACTCGGGGCCTTTTACCTGAACCGCATCGACGAACCCGCCCTGCCGCCCGAACTGCGCACGGCCTGGCTGGACATCAAGACCCGCCTGGAGCTCGAGGCCGGGCATCAGGGACAGGCTCTCGAAACCTATCAGGAAATGACCAAGACCGGCGAACCCGTCCCGGTGATGACACGGCTGCGTATGGCCTTGCTCTACCAGCAGCGCCGTGAGTACGAAACCGCACAAAAGGAACTGCTGGCCATGTGGGATGCCAGGTCGACCATGACCACGGCCCTGCAGGCCGAGACCCTGTTCTGGCTCGGCGAGGGCGAACAGGCCATGCGCAATCCTGACAAGGCGTTGGATTATTACCTTAAGTTGGCGTGGCAGTATCCCCAGGAAAACATTTGGTGCCTGACCGCCATGTACCGCGCCTCGCTGATCTACGAAAAGCGCGGCAAGTACGAGACCGCCAAGCGGCTGCTCGGCACCGTGGTCCGCAACGCCTCCCGCAAGGAACAGCGCGTGGCCGCCCAGGCGCGCATCGACGCCATCGACAAGAAGATGGGCACGGAAAAGGACGAGGACAAAAGCACGCTCGTCTACCCGTTCTAA
- a CDS encoding transcriptional regulator: MLKFLVIAAALFLVYKLFMGDKRKKDMQNDKSFKQKVASGEMVKDPSCGTYVDKDGDIRVREGDKVHVFCSYECRDKYLKRIGASAPQKDEE; the protein is encoded by the coding sequence ATGCTTAAATTCCTGGTCATCGCCGCGGCACTGTTTCTGGTCTACAAGCTCTTCATGGGCGACAAGCGCAAGAAGGACATGCAAAACGACAAATCCTTCAAGCAGAAGGTGGCCTCAGGCGAAATGGTCAAGGACCCGTCGTGCGGCACCTACGTCGACAAGGACGGTGACATCCGCGTCCGGGAAGGGGACAAGGTCCATGTGTTCTGTTCCTACGAATGCCGGGACAAATACCTGAAGCGGATCGGCGCCTCGGCCCCGCAAAAAGACGAAGAATAG
- the folK gene encoding 2-amino-4-hydroxy-6-hydroxymethyldihydropteridine diphosphokinase, which yields MTCYVSLGSNVGDTEDNLHEALVLLEDYGDDIRLKKVSDYYETEPQGEVQDQPWFTNQIIELEIDAEIWSPPGFLSTCTAIEAKMGRTRAVPGGPRPLDMDIIAWGDTVMDMDFLTLPHPRAKDRAFVLVPLKEIAPDFVFPDGTTVDEALAAIDYRQEGRKLWQDS from the coding sequence GTGACCTGCTACGTGAGCCTCGGCTCGAACGTGGGGGACACTGAAGACAATCTGCATGAGGCCCTGGTCCTGCTCGAGGACTACGGCGACGACATACGCCTGAAAAAGGTCTCGGACTACTACGAGACCGAGCCCCAGGGAGAGGTCCAGGATCAGCCGTGGTTCACCAACCAGATCATCGAGCTTGAGATCGACGCCGAGATTTGGTCGCCGCCCGGTTTCCTGTCCACTTGCACGGCCATTGAAGCCAAGATGGGCCGGACCCGGGCCGTACCCGGCGGCCCCAGGCCCCTGGACATGGACATCATCGCCTGGGGCGACACGGTCATGGACATGGATTTCTTGACCTTACCGCATCCGCGCGCCAAGGACAGGGCGTTCGTGCTCGTGCCGCTCAAGGAGATCGCCCCGGATTTCGTTTTCCCGGACGGAACCACCGTGGACGAGGCCCTGGCCGCCATCGACTACCGGCAGGAAGGGCGCAAGCTCTGGCAGGACTCCTGA
- a CDS encoding LL-diaminopimelate aminotransferase — protein sequence MSEFKLADRLSALPPYLFAAIDKAKAEVAKKGMDIISLGIGDPDLPTPEFIIEALYESARKPKNHRYPDYVGMLAYRQAVADWYKERFNADLDPETEVVSLIGSKEGIAHFPLAYVNPGDTVLVATPNYPVYGVATEFAGGRVEYLPLLEENDFLVDLDAISDETWAKAKMIFVCYPNNPTAATATKPFYEKLIEKAKEFNVIVISDAAYTEIYYDPDNKPISIMECEGAKDVCIEFHSLSKTYNMTGWRIGMAVGNKSLIAGLGKIKENVDSGIFQAVQEAGIAALRQGEPFAEGFRAIYKERRDVVSAALTKIGIKHRVPDASFYLWCNVPEGYKSADFVTNVLMKTGVVLTPGNGFGTPGEGYFRISLTVHNDKLEEAVSRISKL from the coding sequence ATGTCTGAATTCAAGTTGGCCGACCGTCTGTCGGCGCTGCCTCCGTATCTTTTCGCCGCCATCGACAAGGCCAAGGCCGAAGTCGCCAAAAAGGGCATGGATATCATCAGCCTGGGTATCGGCGACCCCGACCTGCCCACCCCCGAATTCATCATCGAGGCGCTGTACGAGAGCGCCAGGAAGCCCAAGAACCATCGTTATCCGGACTACGTCGGCATGCTGGCCTACCGCCAGGCCGTGGCCGACTGGTACAAGGAGCGCTTCAACGCGGACCTCGACCCCGAGACCGAGGTGGTCAGCCTGATCGGCTCCAAGGAGGGCATCGCCCACTTCCCGCTGGCCTACGTCAACCCCGGCGACACGGTCCTGGTGGCCACGCCGAACTACCCGGTCTACGGCGTCGCCACCGAGTTCGCCGGGGGCAGGGTGGAGTATTTGCCGCTGCTCGAGGAGAACGACTTCCTGGTGGACCTGGACGCCATCTCCGACGAGACCTGGGCCAAGGCCAAGATGATCTTCGTCTGCTATCCGAACAATCCGACCGCAGCCACGGCGACCAAGCCGTTCTATGAGAAGCTCATCGAAAAAGCCAAGGAATTCAACGTAATCGTCATCTCCGACGCGGCCTACACCGAAATCTACTACGATCCGGACAACAAGCCCATTTCCATTATGGAGTGCGAGGGCGCCAAAGACGTCTGCATCGAGTTCCATTCCCTGTCCAAGACCTACAACATGACCGGCTGGCGCATCGGCATGGCCGTCGGCAACAAGAGCCTCATCGCGGGCCTGGGCAAGATCAAGGAAAACGTGGACTCCGGCATCTTTCAGGCCGTCCAGGAAGCCGGCATCGCCGCCCTGAGACAGGGCGAGCCCTTTGCCGAGGGTTTCCGGGCCATCTACAAGGAGCGTCGCGACGTGGTCAGCGCGGCCCTGACCAAAATCGGCATCAAGCATCGCGTGCCGGACGCCTCCTTCTACCTGTGGTGCAACGTGCCGGAAGGGTACAAGTCCGCGGATTTCGTGACCAACGTGCTCATGAAGACCGGCGTGGTCCTGACTCCGGGCAACGGTTTCGGCACCCCCGGGGAAGGGTACTTCCGCATCTCCCTGACCGTGCACAACGACAAGCTCGAGGAGGCCGTATCCAGAATTTCGAAACTGTGA
- the xerD gene encoding site-specific tyrosine recombinase XerD translates to MARPDKEKNINEYSHPWVDRYLEHLLIEKGLSENSLTGYANDLGSLLAFLEDKSFALKDLTDRTLFLYLTHLRARGLKSRSLARHLSSLRGFFAFAVGEKWYREDPGQLLENPKLPRKLPEFLSREEISRILALPDTSTPLGMRDKVMLELLYAAGLRVSELIGMKVLDYDPQVGMLKVFGKGSKDRLIPIHYTAQDFLNRYLEFTRPGFKPREDFMFLNRSGKGLTRQGVWKLIKKYAEAAGIKRSISPHTFRHSFATHLLEGGADLRTVQILLGHADISATEIYTHVEANRLKTLHRKFHPRSSM, encoded by the coding sequence ATGGCGCGCCCAGACAAAGAAAAAAACATCAATGAGTACAGCCACCCGTGGGTGGACAGGTATCTTGAGCACCTGCTGATCGAAAAGGGGTTGTCCGAGAACAGCCTGACCGGCTACGCCAACGACCTGGGGTCCCTGCTCGCCTTCCTGGAGGACAAGTCCTTCGCCCTGAAGGATCTGACGGACAGAACCCTGTTCCTCTACCTGACCCATCTGCGGGCGCGAGGCCTGAAGAGCCGTTCCCTGGCCCGGCACCTCTCCTCCCTGCGCGGGTTCTTCGCCTTCGCCGTGGGCGAGAAATGGTACAGGGAAGACCCGGGCCAGCTTCTGGAAAACCCCAAGCTGCCGCGCAAGCTCCCGGAATTTCTCAGCCGCGAGGAGATTTCCCGCATCCTCGCCCTGCCCGACACCTCCACCCCGCTCGGCATGCGCGACAAGGTCATGCTGGAGCTGCTCTACGCGGCGGGGCTGCGCGTCTCCGAACTGATCGGCATGAAGGTCCTGGACTACGATCCGCAGGTGGGCATGCTCAAGGTCTTCGGCAAGGGATCCAAGGACCGGCTCATTCCCATCCACTACACGGCCCAGGATTTCCTCAACCGCTATCTTGAGTTCACCCGCCCCGGCTTCAAGCCGCGCGAGGACTTCATGTTTCTGAACCGATCGGGCAAGGGGCTGACCCGCCAGGGCGTGTGGAAGCTGATCAAGAAATACGCCGAGGCCGCCGGGATAAAGCGGTCCATCTCGCCGCACACCTTCCGCCACTCCTTCGCCACCCACCTGCTGGAGGGCGGCGCGGACCTGCGCACCGTGCAGATCCTTCTGGGCCACGCGGACATCAGCGCCACCGAGATATACACCCACGTCGAGGCCAACCGGCTCAAGACCCTGCACCGGAAGTTCCACCCGCGATCATCCATGTGA